Genomic window (Flavobacteriales bacterium):
GGTTCCCGTTCTCGTCCGTGGTGAGCACCTCGCTCATGTGGTCGAACAAGGGTCTTATGGTTTTGAAACTGGCGTTCACGGTATCCGCGAAACCGGGTGCCAGAACCTCCTTGTCCGTGAAGGAATGGCGGAACAGGAACTGCGTGCGCCGCAACAGGTCGATGGCTGCGTGGTCCTTCGGAAAGCCACGCGGCGCGGTCTTGAGTTGATCCCCTTCAATCGTACCCAAATGCTTGCGCAAGGCCTTTCCTTTCAAAAGCCTTTCCCATGTTTCATGATCATACAGGATGTCCATGCGGATGCGTTTCAGGTCCGCCGCTTCCGGGGCGAAGAAGCCGCACGCGATGAACGAAGCACCTGGCTTGATGCTGAAGTAATAGCCTCCGCGCAAGGCCGGTTTCACCCGCGCCAGCCCGCCGCCGAAACGCGCTTTGTACGGCGGGCGCTCCTTGTGGAAGCGCTGGTCATTGTAGATGCGCTGGAGGCTCGCCTTTCCTGATGCTGTTTCGATCCGGTCGTGCCGGTTCATCCGCTCGATCAAGGCATCCGCGAAGTCGCGCATGTTCTCCAAAGCGGCTTGGTAGCGCTCCTTGTGGGCAAGGAACCAATCGCGGTCGTTGTGTTTGTCGAGGTCGGCAAGGAATTTCAGCGTTGTTGGCGCGATGCGGATCGGCGTTGTGGTCATTCGAATGCAGTGTCTGCCGGCTATTTATTCGGCTTAG
Coding sequences:
- a CDS encoding DUF2461 domain-containing protein, which produces MTTTPIRIAPTTLKFLADLDKHNDRDWFLAHKERYQAALENMRDFADALIERMNRHDRIETASGKASLQRIYNDQRFHKERPPYKARFGGGLARVKPALRGGYYFSIKPGASFIACGFFAPEAADLKRIRMDILYDHETWERLLKGKALRKHLGTIEGDQLKTAPRGFPKDHAAIDLLRRTQFLFRHSFTDKEVLAPGFADTVNASFKTIRPLFDHMSEVLTTDENGNPL